One window of Dysgonomonas mossii genomic DNA carries:
- a CDS encoding OmpA family protein: MKKVSLLLVLVFAAMAISAQDSGFSTKVGRNATFARNGFWDNWFVGIGGGATMYLNDNANDAKFTNRLNLAPTVFVGKWYNPYFGARLKFNGGGYHTFNQGATVMNHPHYLGANVDLLFNVSNYLGHYNENRFYSFIPYVGIGFVHGFDEDWKSIKNNSATWNAGIINNFRLSNRASLFVEIAGNMVQESFDRMGGGDWEWDGMLSAFVGFNFKIGKRNDFSEALLMDQGLLDDLNGQINKLRQENEALKNRKVEAPKCPDCPKCPEVKPAEVKNFVSNVVFFRLGSAVIDKNQEVSIYNTAKYLQDNPSKNVKIVGYADKKTGTASINMKLSEKRAKNVANALINKYNINSNRVKVEWKGDTEQPYAENAWNRVAIFFAE; the protein is encoded by the coding sequence ATGAAAAAAGTAAGTTTACTTTTAGTTTTAGTTTTTGCGGCTATGGCTATTTCTGCTCAAGATAGCGGATTTAGTACTAAAGTTGGTCGCAATGCAACTTTTGCGCGTAACGGTTTTTGGGATAACTGGTTTGTAGGAATTGGTGGTGGAGCAACAATGTATCTTAATGATAACGCAAATGATGCTAAATTCACTAACCGCCTTAACCTAGCTCCAACTGTTTTCGTAGGTAAATGGTATAATCCTTATTTCGGAGCACGTTTGAAATTTAATGGTGGTGGTTACCACACATTTAATCAAGGAGCAACAGTTATGAATCACCCTCATTATTTAGGTGCTAACGTTGACCTATTGTTCAATGTTTCTAACTATTTGGGACATTATAACGAAAATCGCTTCTACAGCTTTATACCTTATGTTGGTATAGGATTTGTTCATGGATTTGACGAAGATTGGAAATCTATCAAGAACAACTCTGCTACATGGAATGCCGGTATTATCAACAATTTCCGTCTGTCTAACAGAGCTTCTCTATTCGTAGAAATAGCTGGAAATATGGTTCAAGAGTCTTTCGACCGTATGGGTGGTGGAGACTGGGAATGGGATGGCATGCTATCTGCATTCGTAGGATTTAACTTCAAAATTGGTAAAAGAAATGACTTCTCTGAAGCTTTGTTGATGGATCAAGGTCTTCTTGATGATCTAAACGGTCAAATCAACAAACTGCGTCAAGAAAATGAAGCTTTGAAAAACAGAAAAGTTGAAGCTCCAAAATGTCCAGATTGTCCAAAATGTCCAGAAGTTAAACCAGCTGAGGTTAAAAACTTTGTTTCTAACGTAGTATTCTTCCGTCTTGGTAGTGCAGTTATTGACAAAAACCAAGAAGTTAGCATCTACAACACAGCTAAATATCTACAAGATAATCCTAGCAAAAATGTTAAGATTGTAGGTTATGCTGATAAGAAAACTGGTACAGCTTCTATCAACATGAAACTTTCTGAAAAACGTGCTAAGAATGTTGCTAATGCGTTGATCAACAAATACAACATCAACAGCAACCGCGTTAAAGTTGAATGGAAAGGTGACACAGAACAACCATATGCAGAAAATGCATGGAACCGTGTTGCTATCTTCTTTGCTGAATAA
- a CDS encoding DUF3857 domain-containing protein codes for MNIRYIFACVLLFVLSQTQAYGQFVIQKVDSLRENACAIVDNYSAVFSQTDLNNATLSVSKVITILNEQGEEYGYFNETYDKFRELKDFSGVIKNMSGTVVKKIGKKDLISSSLSEHLSTDDYSMFYEYKNPTYPYTIEYSYQERWKNGILYYPPFIPINGSLLSLKQASYKIELPTGMNLRYYSNYSCNIKDETVGNKHIYSLSLENMKAIDREPYAPPFREIIPKVLLIPNDFCYDSTCGNLSNWENHGKWISSLLTGKDILPADFVIKIKDLTKDAKNDREKVAILYQYLQNNTRYVSIQLGIGGYQPIDATSVSKSGFGDCKGLTNLMMAMLKAVDIPSNYSIVSMREKDILPDFPNFNQFDHVILLVPFKNDSIWLECTSQKLPFGYIHDKIAGHNSLIITNEGGKMCRLPEYKDDQNYQVSKLDIDISENGMAKGKMQFTEHLHLYDKFFYWMTSKDREKEMNYINTNVNMPKVKISQIEVSEDRSSLPSCTLSANFEAEDFVNKTGMRLFASVCPLRKGNYNIFTSSTRKQDIVIENGYSDSDSITFNIPETYAIESLPKDISIETPFGKLKTQCKVEDRKIIYIQNIDIFTGKYDKSSYNEIKSFFSEINSAIKRKVVLKKI; via the coding sequence ATGAATATCAGATATATATTTGCATGTGTTCTCTTATTTGTTCTATCCCAAACGCAAGCCTATGGGCAATTTGTTATACAAAAGGTTGATAGTTTGCGAGAGAACGCATGCGCCATCGTAGATAATTATTCTGCAGTATTTAGTCAAACTGATTTGAATAATGCAACACTGTCAGTGAGTAAGGTTATAACTATCCTAAATGAGCAGGGAGAGGAATATGGCTACTTCAACGAAACGTATGATAAATTCAGGGAGTTGAAAGATTTCTCGGGCGTAATAAAAAATATGTCGGGGACAGTAGTCAAGAAGATAGGGAAAAAAGACTTAATATCTTCCTCCTTATCTGAACATTTGAGTACCGACGACTACTCTATGTTCTATGAATATAAGAACCCTACATACCCTTACACTATAGAGTATTCCTATCAGGAAAGATGGAAAAACGGTATTTTATACTACCCTCCTTTCATACCTATCAATGGAAGTCTGTTATCGCTAAAACAAGCTAGCTATAAGATTGAACTCCCAACAGGAATGAATCTTCGCTATTATTCTAATTATTCTTGCAATATTAAAGATGAAACTGTCGGTAATAAGCATATATATTCGCTATCACTCGAAAACATGAAAGCTATCGACAGGGAACCTTATGCTCCTCCATTTCGCGAAATTATTCCAAAAGTATTATTAATACCAAATGATTTCTGCTATGATTCAACCTGTGGCAATTTGTCTAACTGGGAAAATCACGGCAAATGGATATCAAGTTTGTTAACAGGGAAAGATATTCTTCCTGCCGATTTTGTGATTAAAATCAAAGATCTCACAAAAGATGCAAAAAACGATAGAGAAAAGGTGGCCATTCTTTATCAATATCTACAGAATAACACAAGATATGTCAGCATACAATTGGGCATAGGAGGCTATCAGCCTATCGATGCAACATCTGTAAGTAAAAGTGGATTTGGCGACTGTAAGGGCTTAACCAATTTAATGATGGCCATGCTAAAAGCCGTTGATATACCTTCCAATTACAGCATAGTAAGTATGAGAGAGAAGGATATACTACCTGATTTCCCTAACTTTAATCAGTTTGACCATGTTATTCTGCTGGTCCCTTTCAAGAACGACAGTATCTGGCTGGAATGTACAAGCCAAAAGCTTCCTTTTGGATATATACATGATAAAATTGCAGGCCATAATAGTCTTATTATAACGAATGAAGGAGGCAAAATGTGCCGTTTACCCGAATATAAAGACGATCAAAACTATCAGGTATCAAAGCTAGATATAGATATATCCGAAAACGGAATGGCAAAAGGCAAAATGCAGTTTACTGAACATTTACATTTGTACGACAAGTTTTTTTATTGGATGACATCTAAAGACAGAGAAAAAGAGATGAACTACATCAATACGAATGTGAATATGCCAAAAGTAAAGATTTCACAAATCGAAGTCTCTGAAGACAGGTCGTCGCTACCATCATGTACATTGTCTGCAAATTTCGAAGCTGAAGACTTTGTGAATAAAACCGGAATGCGATTATTTGCATCTGTATGCCCTTTGAGAAAAGGTAATTATAATATATTTACATCTTCTACACGGAAACAGGATATCGTAATAGAAAATGGATATTCTGACTCTGATTCTATCACATTCAATATCCCTGAAACATACGCTATTGAATCATTACCTAAAGATATTTCAATAGAAACTCCGTTTGGGAAGTTAAAGACACAATGCAAGGTGGAAGATCGTAAAATTATATATATACAGAATATAGATATTTTTACAGGAAAGTATGACAAATCGAGCTACAACGAAATCAAATCTTTTTTCTCTGAAATAAATTCAGCAATAAAGAGAAAAGTCGTATTAAAGAAGATCTGA
- a CDS encoding DUF3857 domain-containing protein produces the protein MKTTYLLAIMLCFIFLFHVQESHSQSKYGNATMDELNMTVYPEDTTASAVILLKKGDLRFIFSELYGFQFEYAIQVKIKILKTDGLDWCNQEISYYETNRSTKEQINGLSGTTYNLEDGKITKTKLAKEFITDEDIDNTLKVKKFSMPAAKVGSVIEYKYTIVSDYYYNLRDFRFQESIPIAYVNFEAKIPEYFRYNINYQGYANLKSSKEPDNESFHIRYKDDYGRLQATTVRCNAETLKSEGFNIPAMKKEAYLWTINDYITQVSFELKSIQMPYSMTENKSSSWESIDKDILSSPLGSNMKKADLFKEEIAKGETTFKRAKEIQDMVKYRVKWNDKRAIVPGNLKDALKEGIGSSADVNYLLINALKAGGFDAFPVILSTRTNGRLPISHPSITAFNYVITALKIDSLMYYTDASAKYGDWNLLPEKCMVPQARIMSESGGRWVNLSNVSNGSVLKTAKFTFNDSKYIGTIIDTRKGNAAYDMKVSYYNHKNKEDFIESLAKRTNCKIDSFSVSAIDDTSAPIKMEYTQVADASLGDDFLYINPMMEKHISENPFQREKREYPVEFDYLTNYLQVVDIEIPEGYVVDELPQAAKLVLNDNDIVLTYRLAQTGNAIKLHYQFQLKKLTFLPEEYESLKDFYAKIVAKNSEQIVLKKASAI, from the coding sequence ATGAAGACAACTTACTTATTAGCTATAATGCTATGTTTTATTTTTCTGTTTCATGTTCAGGAAAGTCATTCTCAGTCTAAGTATGGCAATGCAACTATGGATGAGCTGAATATGACCGTATACCCGGAGGACACAACAGCCTCGGCAGTTATCCTACTCAAAAAAGGGGACTTAAGGTTTATCTTTAGCGAACTGTATGGATTTCAGTTTGAATACGCCATACAAGTTAAAATAAAAATCTTGAAGACAGATGGTCTTGATTGGTGTAACCAAGAAATCTCATACTATGAAACCAATAGATCAACGAAAGAGCAAATCAATGGCTTATCGGGCACAACATATAATCTTGAAGATGGAAAAATCACAAAAACAAAACTTGCGAAGGAATTCATTACCGACGAGGACATTGACAACACATTGAAAGTAAAGAAATTTTCTATGCCTGCAGCAAAGGTGGGATCTGTGATTGAGTATAAATATACAATCGTATCCGACTACTATTATAACTTAAGAGACTTTCGATTCCAAGAGTCTATCCCTATTGCTTATGTGAACTTTGAGGCTAAAATACCGGAATACTTCCGATACAATATTAACTATCAGGGATATGCCAACTTAAAGTCTAGCAAAGAGCCGGACAATGAATCTTTCCATATAAGATATAAAGACGACTACGGACGTTTACAAGCAACGACTGTAAGATGTAATGCAGAAACATTGAAAAGCGAAGGCTTCAATATTCCGGCAATGAAGAAAGAAGCATATCTGTGGACTATAAATGATTATATAACACAAGTATCCTTTGAGCTAAAAAGCATACAGATGCCCTACAGCATGACCGAAAATAAATCTAGTTCATGGGAGTCTATAGATAAAGATATCCTTTCTAGTCCTCTTGGAAGCAACATGAAAAAAGCTGATCTGTTTAAAGAAGAAATAGCCAAAGGAGAGACGACCTTTAAACGGGCAAAAGAAATACAGGATATGGTTAAATACCGGGTGAAATGGAATGACAAGAGAGCTATCGTTCCGGGTAACCTAAAAGATGCTCTTAAAGAAGGAATAGGCAGCAGTGCTGATGTAAACTACTTACTCATAAATGCTCTAAAAGCAGGGGGATTCGACGCATTCCCTGTTATACTCAGTACCAGAACAAACGGAAGATTGCCAATATCCCATCCTAGTATAACTGCATTTAATTATGTAATTACAGCGTTGAAGATAGATTCACTTATGTATTATACCGATGCGTCTGCTAAGTATGGAGACTGGAACTTACTACCTGAAAAGTGTATGGTACCTCAGGCACGTATAATGAGTGAGAGTGGCGGTAGATGGGTTAATCTTAGCAACGTTTCGAATGGCTCGGTATTAAAAACAGCAAAATTCACATTCAATGATTCCAAATATATAGGAACCATAATAGATACCCGAAAAGGTAATGCCGCCTATGATATGAAAGTATCCTATTATAATCACAAAAACAAGGAAGACTTCATTGAATCATTAGCAAAGAGGACAAATTGTAAGATCGACAGTTTTTCTGTTTCGGCTATCGATGATACTTCAGCTCCTATAAAGATGGAATATACACAGGTTGCAGACGCCAGTTTAGGGGATGATTTCTTATATATCAATCCGATGATGGAAAAACACATTTCCGAAAATCCTTTTCAAAGAGAGAAAAGAGAATATCCTGTAGAATTCGATTATTTGACAAATTACCTCCAAGTTGTAGATATAGAAATACCTGAAGGGTATGTAGTAGACGAGTTGCCTCAGGCTGCAAAATTAGTATTAAATGATAATGATATCGTTTTGACATATCGTCTGGCTCAGACCGGAAATGCAATTAAGCTACACTATCAATTCCAATTAAAGAAATTAACGTTCTTGCCAGAAGAGTACGAGTCACTAAAAGACTTTTATGCCAAAATTGTAGCTAAAAACAGTGAGCAGATCGTTCTGAAAAAGGCCTCTGCTATTTAA
- a CDS encoding NADH-quinone oxidoreductase subunit A, protein MNSSIYDFIPILMQIAFSAIFVFATVFISKMLGPSRRSARKNANFECGLDPIGDARSPFPVKYFLVAILFVLFDIEIVFMYPWAVNFKELSWEGFGKMGIFIGIIVVGFLYEAKRKALDWER, encoded by the coding sequence ATGAATTCAAGTATATATGATTTTATACCTATTCTGATGCAAATCGCGTTTTCTGCGATATTTGTATTTGCTACGGTATTTATTTCTAAGATGTTAGGTCCAAGTCGTAGGAGTGCACGGAAAAATGCAAATTTTGAGTGTGGTCTCGATCCTATAGGCGATGCTCGTTCTCCGTTCCCTGTTAAATATTTCCTTGTTGCGATCTTGTTTGTTCTTTTCGACATCGAGATCGTTTTTATGTACCCATGGGCTGTAAACTTTAAAGAGCTTAGTTGGGAAGGATTTGGCAAGATGGGAATCTTTATCGGGATTATTGTGGTAGGTTTCTTGTACGAAGCCAAACGTAAGGCTTTGGATTGGGAGAGATAA
- a CDS encoding NADH-quinone oxidoreductase subunit B yields MSNSSNINVVPAPDGYRGHGFFATKFDYVIGLARANSLWPLPFATSCCGIEFMATMAATYDMGRFGAERNSFSPRQADMLMVMGTISKKMAPILRHVYEQMAEPKWVIAVGACASSGGIFDTYSVLQGIDKVIPVDVYVPGCPPRPEQILDGVMQLQELVKHESILRRGSERYQELLESYKFE; encoded by the coding sequence ATGAGCAATTCTTCTAATATAAATGTAGTACCTGCTCCGGATGGATATAGGGGGCATGGGTTTTTTGCTACAAAATTTGACTACGTCATAGGTTTGGCTCGTGCCAATTCCCTATGGCCTTTACCATTTGCTACATCCTGTTGCGGGATTGAGTTTATGGCTACAATGGCTGCTACGTACGATATGGGACGTTTTGGGGCAGAGCGTAACAGCTTTTCGCCACGTCAGGCAGATATGTTAATGGTAATGGGGACTATTTCTAAAAAGATGGCTCCTATCCTTCGCCATGTATATGAACAAATGGCAGAACCTAAATGGGTGATTGCAGTCGGTGCATGTGCTTCTTCGGGAGGTATCTTCGATACATATTCGGTTTTGCAAGGTATTGATAAGGTGATTCCGGTAGATGTATATGTTCCCGGATGCCCTCCACGTCCTGAACAGATATTGGATGGTGTAATGCAATTGCAGGAGTTAGTAAAACATGAATCTATTCTTCGTAGAGGCTCGGAAAGATATCAGGAGCTTCTTGAATCATATAAATTTGAATAA
- a CDS encoding NADH-quinone oxidoreductase subunit C, whose amino-acid sequence MALDTTVIENKMSEKFGTEVMNFRMERDIFTFEAAPAVIKEVIRFMKDDETLRFNFLTDLCGVHYPDNDKKAQFAVVYLLHNWIDNVRVRVKTFLDGDRPYVESVVDVFAAANWMERETYDFYGVIFKGHPNLKRILNDEGMVSFPMRKDHPLEDAGRTDKDDRFFGRTPNNYEQTK is encoded by the coding sequence ATGGCTCTCGATACTACAGTTATTGAAAATAAGATGAGCGAGAAATTCGGAACGGAAGTGATGAATTTCAGAATGGAACGGGATATTTTTACTTTCGAAGCTGCTCCGGCGGTAATCAAAGAAGTAATCCGTTTTATGAAAGATGATGAAACCCTGCGTTTCAACTTCTTGACAGACTTATGTGGGGTGCATTATCCTGATAATGACAAGAAGGCTCAGTTTGCTGTTGTTTATTTGCTCCACAACTGGATCGACAATGTGCGTGTTCGTGTGAAAACGTTTCTTGATGGAGACAGACCGTATGTTGAATCTGTAGTGGATGTTTTTGCCGCAGCCAATTGGATGGAACGCGAGACTTATGATTTTTACGGGGTAATTTTCAAAGGACATCCTAATCTTAAGCGTATACTTAATGATGAGGGAATGGTATCGTTTCCGATGCGTAAAGATCATCCTCTCGAGGATGCAGGGCGTACGGATAAGGATGACCGCTTCTTTGGTAGAACTCCCAATAATTATGAACAAACTAAATAG
- the nuoD gene encoding NADH dehydrogenase (quinone) subunit D, translated as MSDQLINPEHRFAKMIKEQAFGDDKELSVLNFGPTHPSTHGVFQNILLMDGERILDADTTIGYIHRAFEKIAEHRTFYQITTLTDRLNYCSAPLNNMAWWMTVEKSLGVEVPKRAQYMRVIVMELARITDHLICNSILGVDLGAYTPFLYVMQYRELAYEIYEEICGARLTTNMGRIGGFERDWSEAAWRKLDEFIEGFPKAWDQLERLFIRNRIFMDRIVGVGAISAEKAIDYGFTGPNLRAAGVDYDVRVANPYSSYQDFDFKVPVGSSGDTYDRWCVRAAEIKESLSIIRQARDNMPDGSFHADVPDYYLPPKEEVYTQMEQLIQHFKIVMGEVPVPIAEVYHAVEGANGELGIYLITDGSRAPFRVHFRRPCFIYYQAFPEMIKGGMFSDAVATLSSINVIAGELDA; from the coding sequence ATGTCAGATCAACTAATAAATCCGGAACATCGCTTTGCGAAAATGATAAAAGAACAAGCCTTTGGGGATGATAAAGAGTTGTCCGTTCTTAACTTCGGGCCAACTCACCCTTCTACCCATGGTGTGTTTCAAAATATATTGCTGATGGATGGTGAGCGCATTCTCGATGCGGATACCACTATCGGTTATATTCACCGTGCATTTGAGAAGATTGCAGAACACCGCACTTTCTATCAGATTACAACCCTGACTGATCGTCTTAACTATTGTTCTGCCCCTCTGAATAATATGGCATGGTGGATGACTGTAGAAAAGTCACTTGGCGTAGAAGTTCCTAAACGTGCGCAATATATGCGTGTTATCGTTATGGAGCTGGCACGTATTACCGATCACCTGATATGTAACTCTATCTTGGGGGTCGACCTTGGTGCGTATACTCCTTTCTTGTATGTAATGCAATACAGAGAGTTGGCATACGAGATCTATGAAGAAATCTGCGGTGCACGTCTGACTACAAACATGGGGCGTATCGGCGGATTCGAAAGAGACTGGAGCGAAGCCGCATGGCGTAAGTTAGATGAGTTTATCGAAGGCTTCCCTAAAGCATGGGATCAGTTGGAGAGACTATTTATCCGCAACCGTATCTTTATGGATCGTATCGTTGGTGTAGGTGCTATATCAGCCGAAAAGGCTATAGACTATGGGTTTACAGGGCCTAACCTGCGTGCTGCCGGTGTCGATTACGACGTGCGTGTAGCGAATCCATATAGTTCATACCAAGATTTTGATTTTAAAGTACCTGTAGGTTCATCCGGCGATACATACGATCGTTGGTGTGTGCGTGCAGCAGAGATAAAAGAAAGCTTGAGCATAATTCGTCAGGCTCGCGATAATATGCCTGATGGAAGCTTCCATGCAGATGTACCTGACTATTACCTTCCTCCAAAAGAAGAAGTGTATACACAGATGGAGCAGCTTATCCAACACTTCAAGATCGTGATGGGTGAAGTTCCTGTTCCTATAGCTGAAGTATATCATGCCGTAGAAGGTGCTAATGGAGAATTGGGTATTTATCTTATTACCGATGGCTCACGAGCTCCTTTCAGGGTGCACTTCCGCAGACCATGCTTTATCTATTATCAGGCGTTCCCTGAAATGATAAAAGGCGGGATGTTTTCGGATGCTGTTGCCACGCTTTCAAGTATTAATGTTATTGCCGGAGAATTAGATGCATAA
- a CDS encoding NADH-quinone oxidoreductase subunit NuoE family protein, giving the protein METKEYTQVINMSESLMARINELLSHYPADKKKSALLPVLHAVQDAHDNWLSLELMDKVAEILEITPIEVYEVVTFYSMFNQKPVAKYMFEFCRTACCGLRGGENLMEYTCQKLGVKPGEITSDGMFSVVGVECLGACGYGPMLQLGDNYHENLNKEKIDTLIEDCKQGKVNLY; this is encoded by the coding sequence ATGGAAACTAAAGAATATACACAAGTAATAAATATGTCGGAGAGCCTGATGGCCCGTATCAATGAATTGTTGAGCCATTACCCTGCCGATAAAAAGAAATCTGCTTTACTACCCGTGCTTCATGCCGTACAGGATGCTCATGACAATTGGCTGAGCCTCGAACTGATGGATAAAGTAGCCGAGATATTGGAGATTACACCTATCGAAGTTTATGAAGTAGTAACATTTTATTCGATGTTCAATCAGAAACCGGTAGCTAAATATATGTTTGAGTTTTGCCGTACTGCTTGCTGTGGCTTGCGTGGTGGTGAAAACTTAATGGAATATACCTGTCAGAAACTGGGTGTTAAACCCGGCGAAATAACATCTGACGGTATGTTCAGTGTAGTAGGGGTAGAGTGCCTTGGAGCATGTGGCTACGGTCCTATGCTTCAGTTGGGAGACAACTATCATGAAAATCTTAACAAAGAAAAGATTGATACACTGATCGAAGATTGTAAACAAGGAAAAGTAAACCTATATTAA
- the nuoF gene encoding NADH-quinone oxidoreductase subunit NuoF — MARKVLLEKLDIPGIAEYEVYRKNGGYASVEKALKTMTPDEVVEEVKTSGVRGRGGAGFPMGLKWSFIDKKSGKPRHLVVNADESEPGTFKDRFLMHHIPHLLIEGAIVSSYALEANLSYIYIRGEYMWIFKILEKAIKEAYANGWLGKNILGTGYNLDLYVHCGAGAYICGEETALIESLEGKRGNPRIKPPFPAVSGLWGEPTVVNNVESISTVSWIINNGGAEYAKIGVGKSTGTKLMSASGHIKNPGVYEIELGLTVDEFFNSDEYCGGMLDDRPLKAVIPGGCSVPILPPQYIFKTANGEDRLISYESLADGGFVTGSSLGSGGFIVYNDTACIVRNTWNFSRFFHHESCGQCSPCREGTGWMDKILHRIETGQGREEDIDLLWSIQSKIEGNTICPLGDAASWPVAAAIRHFREEFEYHVRFPEKIKNRDHFVDEPMEKVRHLLK; from the coding sequence ATGGCTAGAAAAGTATTATTAGAGAAATTAGATATTCCGGGAATAGCGGAATACGAAGTTTATCGCAAGAATGGCGGGTATGCGTCTGTGGAGAAAGCACTGAAAACTATGACCCCCGATGAGGTTGTAGAAGAGGTGAAAACCTCAGGGGTAAGAGGTCGTGGAGGTGCAGGTTTCCCGATGGGCTTGAAGTGGAGCTTTATTGATAAGAAGTCCGGTAAGCCTCGCCACTTGGTTGTAAATGCCGATGAATCGGAACCCGGTACATTCAAAGACCGCTTCTTGATGCATCATATTCCACATTTGCTAATCGAAGGTGCTATTGTTTCCAGTTATGCATTAGAGGCTAATTTATCATATATCTATATCCGCGGCGAATATATGTGGATATTCAAGATATTGGAAAAAGCAATTAAGGAAGCTTATGCCAATGGTTGGCTGGGCAAAAATATATTGGGTACAGGCTATAATCTCGACTTGTATGTACATTGCGGAGCAGGGGCATATATTTGTGGAGAAGAAACAGCCTTGATAGAATCACTTGAAGGTAAGCGTGGTAATCCGCGTATCAAACCGCCATTTCCTGCTGTTAGCGGGTTGTGGGGTGAGCCTACAGTGGTGAACAATGTGGAGTCTATTTCTACTGTTTCGTGGATTATAAATAATGGCGGTGCTGAATACGCTAAAATTGGTGTAGGTAAATCTACAGGAACCAAGCTGATGTCGGCTTCGGGTCATATTAAGAATCCGGGTGTATATGAAATAGAATTAGGTTTGACTGTCGATGAATTTTTCAATTCAGACGAATATTGCGGTGGTATGCTAGACGATCGTCCGCTAAAGGCTGTAATACCCGGTGGGTGTTCGGTTCCGATCCTACCTCCTCAATATATATTTAAAACAGCAAATGGTGAAGATCGTTTGATCAGTTATGAATCATTGGCTGACGGTGGTTTCGTTACCGGCTCTTCTCTCGGATCGGGTGGTTTCATCGTGTACAATGATACAGCATGTATCGTTCGTAATACATGGAATTTTTCTCGTTTCTTCCATCACGAAAGTTGTGGACAATGTTCTCCATGTCGTGAAGGTACAGGATGGATGGATAAAATCCTTCATCGCATCGAAACAGGACAAGGTAGAGAAGAAGATATCGACCTTCTATGGAGCATACAAAGTAAGATTGAAGGTAATACGATTTGTCCTCTTGGAGATGCGGCATCATGGCCGGTTGCAGCAGCAATACGCCATTTCCGTGAAGAGTTCGAATACCATGTACGCTTCCCTGAAAAGATAAAAAATAGAGATCATTTTGTAGACGAGCCTATGGAAAAAGTTCGTCACCTTTTGAAGTAA
- a CDS encoding 2Fe-2S iron-sulfur cluster-binding protein: MKITIDGHVLDVEPGTTVLQAARMIGGASVPPTMCYYSKLEDCGGKCRCCLVEINKGSERDPRPMPKLQPSCVTAVQDGMEVKSATSERALEARKAVTEFLLINHPLDCPVCDQAGECDLQNLAYGNNNFKSRYIEEKRTFEPENIGPYIQLHMNRCILCYRCVKLADQLTPERVHGVVGRGDHAQISTYIERAIDNDFSGNVIDVCPVGALTDKTFRFKSRVWFNKPFNAHRHCTKCSGKVTLWMFGDKVQRVTARKDEWHEVEEFICNECRFEHKNVEDWTIEGPRKFEKPSVINVNNYTEPIHKVKINTDELVLEGRKEDQKKISMPGSPYDAEELEAIKKTKE; this comes from the coding sequence ATGAAAATTACAATAGATGGACATGTTTTAGACGTCGAACCTGGAACCACAGTGTTGCAGGCGGCACGTATGATAGGCGGAGCCAGTGTTCCTCCTACAATGTGCTATTACTCTAAGCTGGAAGACTGCGGTGGCAAATGTCGTTGTTGCTTGGTGGAGATAAACAAAGGCAGTGAAAGAGACCCTCGTCCTATGCCAAAGCTTCAGCCGTCATGTGTAACAGCTGTTCAGGACGGTATGGAAGTGAAAAGCGCTACATCCGAAAGAGCTCTGGAGGCACGAAAGGCTGTAACCGAATTTTTGTTGATCAACCATCCTCTCGACTGTCCGGTATGCGATCAGGCGGGAGAGTGCGATTTGCAGAACCTTGCTTATGGTAATAATAACTTCAAGTCGCGTTATATAGAAGAAAAGAGAACATTCGAACCCGAAAATATAGGCCCATATATACAGTTGCACATGAATCGTTGTATTCTTTGCTACCGTTGTGTAAAACTGGCTGATCAATTAACTCCTGAACGTGTTCATGGAGTAGTGGGAAGGGGCGATCATGCTCAGATTTCTACATATATAGAACGTGCGATCGATAACGATTTTTCGGGCAATGTGATCGATGTTTGTCCTGTAGGAGCTCTTACCGATAAAACATTCCGATTCAAGTCTCGTGTTTGGTTCAACAAACCGTTCAACGCACACCGTCATTGTACAAAATGTTCGGGTAAAGTAACACTATGGATGTTTGGCGACAAAGTTCAACGTGTGACAGCCCGCAAAGACGAATGGCACGAAGTTGAAGAATTTATCTGTAACGAGTGTCGTTTCGAACATAAGAATGTTGAAGACTGGACTATAGAAGGCCCTCGCAAATTTGAGAAGCCATCTGTAATCAATGTAAACAACTATACAGAGCCGATACATAAAGTAAAGATAAATACAGACGAACTTGTATTGGAAGGTCGTAAAGAAGATCAGAAGAAAATAAGCATGCCTGGTTCTCCTTATGATGCAGAGGAGTTGGAAGCTATAAAGAAAACAAAAGAATAA